The following proteins are co-located in the Carassius carassius chromosome 39, fCarCar2.1, whole genome shotgun sequence genome:
- the LOC132120942 gene encoding probable JmjC domain-containing histone demethylation protein 2C, translating into MVVGKRFLCVSGEEPLEPAHIASWSWRAGVIRAVTHRDHDNPELTVYVEFDDLEWDKREWVKVNEDFQIFLLEHQLVWAKRKEGAQLQGTKAKQIQWPALTFKPLVGKTVLGSTTAIEFFSDKHLDFLTDEGACQPYQDEFDSLSPVFRDYPHLHEEVKAWVKDQKVQEIFMQGPYSLNGYRVRVYRQDSATQWFTGIITHHDLFSRTMVVMNDQVLEPQNVDPSMIQMTFLDDVVHSLLKGENIGITSRRRSRSSQNSNTAHTTGGRPSGSTGISQGHYTRAQANSPRPMMNSSCSTPKQGQQQQQSQHAQQQVSQQHQQQQSSPGQQRSSRSSRRKGSDSSVPDDEKIKDEKSDSGGRVIRPVTSVSESAALGERGKLQQQYTSMVIKIPSLTEDIRKTHKLSPSPDLPKPKSNSSPDILRPKCNPSPDIIKSKTHSIHESSKPKPNTSPEVSKHKPRHPENPPTTGRLVLKPEPDITRSSFKPVPARGTPSESTKSLLVVDKNEHFTVYRDPALVRPESDNNHVAYLHPHLHPLHGSSHATCLTPSSHHPSHLLPSSSMSHSVHHPHLLPTVLPTISPASLLSSHPRLDSPGLGHLTLAHHHSHQQQQFLQQQPPPQLLAQTHGGASYNQLGLYPILWQYPNGTHSYQPGYKWVHPENAVNSDSSLRRNTSSPWLHHSTPVTSADSMGILSHVPGRPASAEPHRPIKISSHSSSPLSKTAGELHKEDQEKNVFVDPMRSMANAHLKQELDRSRTPTNKEHHRLYMESPHSKQQLPSCMPQEGPDRTSKYKEENRRILLESIEMAPFTAKIRAGESYSRISSHPKSHEKEVDHSVADLYKYKHSVSQSLPLTNYFTTLSNSVVNDPPRLFQSKDLNPYFDKAPTSSSPLSLGSYNSSHTKSLSKPPPLIKHQPEGEGLVGKITEQLSQHAPIHSLSTSVVTISERCSPAISPASQPKGMPSLRRAPVFHPPTQQALDRKEGAYGRLSPPTLTPIQPVNSAGKVSEQQKPPTLFPELRDEKSGAELGSAESCRPGGEAKSHEKVAWHSNNSQGKPQAAMASVIVRPSTCIKFDGSPGPKMVPKEQLGGRLFAGHTQADCLKVAESRESGRVILPNTNLEVPSDQYNKNLIRASLGVIASSMAVVTNSVCNSRTNEAIAAANSTFSTQSHNGVDLSFSGTSCSSRLESSASKSHPPTVVESQEGGSRTTSPSALPQAGSTGPTQAYSRNFVHLKKAKAALAAAQSRGSSSASESESGSVRSSQDSPTIAQDNSTPSNPASKASLVPNGQPAQVCQSNYHKLKKAWLTRHSEEDKNTNKSEKGGNAICELIKPCSVNLIAPASSDVDVVKDSKGQEDKLSQEDRKTRRTPKRPYESGSESGDDSDSSESKMEQRTKRQSKPTYKKKQNDMQKRKGDSEKEEDEVKPNGIFRSAKEKTKLKLASTNGIPRSVLKDWRKVKKLKQTGESFLQDDSCSEIGPNLQKCRECRSIRTKKGEEPAHSPVFCRFYHFRRLSYSKNGVIRIDGFSSPDQYDEEALSLWAPEGYEENSLDLETSKYILSYIGDKFCQLVMTENTATTWIKKDAKIAWKRAVHGVRESCDACEATLFNIHWVCQKCGFVVCLDCYKAKERKSSKDKERYAWLKCVKGQPHDHKHLMPTQIIPGTVLMDLVNTMHMFREKYSIKSHCSCAWKQNTLYNKLPSTNGVSQVLQNVLNHSNKISLCKPEGGQQNSSLKVEANGGSSPASDTSTESKFTPPESQSPLHFLADLAEQKSREEKKENKESGVGKIKEEKDQSDALESLHSKASSLEQGSTLRDLLTTTAGKLRLGSTDAGIAFAPVYSTASQIVKSGRSMPNILDDIIASVVENKIPAGRGTKLNLKHEPLEEPKAERKKAVEEPPKLYADIPHCWLYECRLLWLKDHNNSNNWKLFRECWRQGQPVLVSGVHKKLNASLWKAESFNQEFADHQGDLLNCKDGVMSNSGVKEFWDGFEDFTKRPKSKDGETVVYRLKDWPSGEEFMALMPSRYDDLMKNLPMPEYSDPEGNLNLASHLPSFFVRPDLGPRLCCAYGVASSQEQDFGTANLHMEVSDIISVLVYVGVAKGNGVLSKTGVLKRLEEEDLDDNVKKRLKDSSETPGALWHIYTSKDGEKIKEFLHKLAKEQGVEILVDPDPIREPRWYLSRKLRQRLLEEYAVQGWTVVQFLGDSVLIPAGALHQVQNLHSCVQVINDFVSPEHVVHSFHLTQELRSSKEEINYEDKLQVKNIFYHCVKDAVGTLKRCCAEEEEETNL; encoded by the exons GATGAGTTTGACAGTTTAAGTCCTGTTTTCAGGGACTATCCACATCTCCATGAAGAAGTGAAAGCGTGGGTGAAAGACCAAAAAGTTCAGGAAATTTTTATGCAAG GTCCCTATTCATTGAATGGCTACCGTGTACGAGTTTACAGACAAGACTCAGCCACCCAGTGGTTCACGGGCATCATCACCCACCACGATCTCTTTAGCCGCACTATGGTTGTCATGAACGACCAG GTACTAGAGCCTCAGAACGTTGACCCTTCCATGATACAGATGACCTTTCTGGATGATGTGGTCCATTCTTTACTAAAAGGAGAGAACATCGGTATCACATCACGACGCAGGTCTCGATCTAGCCAGAATAGCAACACTGCCCAT ACCACAGGAGGGAGACCAAGCGGCTCTACAGGAATCTCTCAG GGTCATTACACACGTGCCCAGGCCAATAGCCCTAGACCCATGATGAATTCCTCTTGCTCCACCCCCAAACAGGGCCAGCAGCAGCAACAGTCCCAGCATGCTCAGCAGCAGGTATCCCAGCAACACCAGCAGCAGCAGTCCTCACCAGGTCAACAGCGCAGCTCACGATCTTCACGTCGGAAAGGCTCTGACAGCAGTGTTCCAGATGATGAGAAGATCAAAGATGAAAAATCAGACAGTGGAGGAAGAG TCATAAGGCCGGTGACATCAGTGAGTGAGTCAGCAGCCCTGGGCGAGAGAGGGAAGCTTCAGCAGCAGTACACATCTATGGTTATTAAAATTCCTTCACTAACCGAGGACATCAGAAAGACCCACAAACTTAGTCCTTCCCCTGACTTGCCCAAACCTAAGTCCAACTCATCCCCCGACATTCTCAGGCCCAAGTGCAATCCTTCACCTGACATCATAAAGTCAAAAACCCACAGCATTCATGAATCCTCCAAGCCCAAACCAAATACATCTCCTGAGGTGTCCAAACATAAACCACGCCACCCTGAAAATCCACCCACAACAGGCCGCTTGGTACTTAAACCCGAGCCAGACATAACCCGCTCCAGTTTTAAGCCTGTGCCAGCCCGTGGGACACCATCTGAGTCAACGAAAAGCCTGCTTGTAGTCGACAAAAATGAGCATTTTACGGTGTACCGGGACCCTGCATTGGTGCGTCCTGAATCAGATAACAACCACGTGGCTTACCTGCACCCACACCTGCATCCACTACATGGTTCTTCTCATGCCACGTGTCTCACACCCAGCTCACACCACCCGTCCCACCTCCTCCCTTCTTCTTCCATGAGCCACTCTGTGCACCACCCACACCTGCTGCCCACCGTACTGCCCACAATTTCACCAGCCTCACTTCTGAGCAGCCATCCCCGGCTGGACTCCCCTGGACTCGGGCACTTGACTTTGGCCCACCACCATTCCCACCAGCAGCAGCAGTTCCTCCAGCAGCAGCCACCCCCACAACTGCTGGCCCAGACACATGGCGGTGCCTCGTATAACCAGCTTGGCCTCTACCCCATCCTCTGGCAATACCCAAATGGTACCCACTCCTACCAACCTGGGTACAAATGGGTACATCCAGAAAATGCTGTAAATTCAGACTCCAGCCTTCggagg AACACTTCCAGCCCCTGGCTGCACCATTCCACCCCTGTAACCTCAGCAGACAGCATGGGGATTTTGAGCCATGTCCCGGGCAGACCAGCCAGTGCAGAGCCTCATCGACCCATCAAAATAAGTTCACACTCCAGCTCGCCGCTTTCCAAAACTGCTGGAGAACTCCACAAAGA AGATCAGGAGAAGAATGTGTTTGTGGACCCTATGCGTAGCATGGCCAACGCCCACCTGAAGCAAGAGTTGGACCGTAGCCGGACGCCTACCAACAAGGAGCATCACCGTCTCTACATGGAGTCCCCCCATAGCAAGCAGCAACTACCATCATGCATGCCTCAGGAGGGGCCAGACCGTACCAGCAAATATAAGGAAGAAAACCGCCGCATCCTTCTAGAGAGCATTGAAATGGCCCCCTTCACTGCCAAGATCCGTGCCGGAGAGTCCTACTCCCGGATTTCATCCCATCCCAAAAGCCACGAGAAAGAGGTGGATCACTCTGTGGCTGATCTGTACAAGTACAAACACTCTGTATCTCAGTCCCTCCCTCTAACCAACTACTTCACCACTTTGTCAAATAGTGTTGTAAATGACCCACCACGACTTTTCCAATCCAAAGATCTCAATCCTTACTTTGACAAGGCACCCACATCCTCTAGCCCCTTGTCCTTGGGCTCATACAACTCTAGTCACACCAAATCTTTGTCCAAGCCTCCCCCTCTCATTAAGCACCAGCCAGAGGGAGAGGGACTGGTGGGCAAAATTACTGAACAGCTTAGTCAACATGCACCAATACACTCACTCAGTACCTCAGTGGTGACTATCAGTGAACGCTGTAGCCCGGCTATCTCTCCCGCTAGTCAGCCCAAGGGCATGCCATCCTTGCGAAGAGCACCAGTCTTTCACCCGCCCACCCAGCAGGCTCTTGACCGGAAGGAGGGTGCCTACGGTCGCCTTTCCCCACCTACACTTACCCCCATCCAACCTGTCAACTCAGCAGGGAAGGTGTCAGAACAGCAGAAGCCGCCGACCCTGTTCCCAGAGCTCAGGGACGAGAAAAGCGGAGCTGAGCTGGGCTCAGCCGAATCCTGCCGGCCTGGCGGGGAAGCAAAGAGCCATGAGAAAGTGGCCTGGCATTCAAATAATAGTCAAGGGAAGCCACAGGCAGCCATGGCATCTGTTATTGTCCGCCCTTCTACTTGCATTAAATTTGATGGCTCACCAGGTCCCAAGATGGTGCCCAAAGAGCAACTTGGTGGCAGATTGTTTGCTGGCCACACTCAGGCAGACTGCCTAAAAGTGGCCGAGAGTAGGGAATCTGGGAGAGTCATTCTACCAAACACGAATTTGGAGGTTCCCAGTGACCAGTACAACAAAAACCTGATTAGAGCGTCACTGGGTGTCATTGCCAGCTCAATGGCAGTTGTGACCAATTCTGTGTGCAACTCTAGGACTAATGAAGCCATTGCTGCTGCCAACAGCACGTTTAGCACGCAGAGCCACAATGGAGTAGATCTGTCATTCTCTGGCACTAGTTGTAGTAGCAGACTGGAAAGCTCTGCTTCCAAAAGCCACCCTCCCACTGTTGTTGAGTCGCAGGAGGGAGGCTCGAGAACCACATCTCCTAGTGCGCTGCCTCAGGCTGGCTCCACTGGCCCCACACAGGCCTACTCAAGGAACTTTGTTCACCTGAAGAAGGCCAAAGCAGCTCTGGCTGCAGCGCAGTCTCGTGGCTCCAGTAGTGCTTCTGAGAGTGAAAGCGGTAGTGTCAGATCCTCTCAGGACTCGCCCACCATCGCCCAGGATAATTCCACACCCAGCAATCCTGCTAGCAAAGCCAGCCTTGTGCCTAATGGACAGCCAGCGCAGGTGTGCCAGTCTAACTATCACAAGCTCAAGAAAGCCTGGCTCACGCGACACTCGGAGGaggacaaaaacacaaacaaatctgAAAAAGGTGGGAATGCAATTTGTGAGCTAATTAAACCATGCTCCGTCAACTTGATTGCCCCAGCATCTAGTGATGTGGATGTGGTCAAGGACAGCAAAGGACAAGAGGACAAGCTGTCCCAGGAGGACAGAAAGACACGTCGTACACCCAAGCGTCCATACGAATCGGGTTCAGAGAGTGGCGATGACTCAGACTCTAGTGAGAGCAAGATGGAACAAAGGACTAAAAGGCAATCCAAGCCCACTTATAAAAAGAAGCAGAACGACATGCAGAAAAGGAAGGGAGACAGTGAGAAGGAGGAGGACGAGGTGAAGCCAAATGGTATTTTCCGTAGTGCCAAGGAAAAAACCAAACTCAAGCTGGCCAGCACCA ATGGCATTCCCCGGTCAGTACTGAAGGACTGGAGGAAGGTAAAGAAGCTAAAGCAGACGGGTGAGTCCTTTCTGCAGGACGACTCATGCTCTGAAATTGGGCCCAACTTACAGAAGTGCAGGGAGTGCCGCTCCATCCGCACCAAGAAAGGAGAGGAGCCTGCCCATTCACCTGTCTTCTGCCGCTTCTACCACTTCCGCCG CCTCTCGTACAGTAAGAATGGAGTGATCCGGATTGATGGCTTCTCCTCTCCTGATCAATATGATGAAGAAGCACTCAGTCTTTGGGCCCCAGAAGGTTATGAAGAAAACAGCCTGGACCTGGAGACTTCCAAATACATCCTCAGCTACATTGGAGACAAATTCTGTCAACTGGTTATGACTGAGAATACAGCAACTACATGGATAAAGAAAGATG CCAAGATCGCCTGGAAGAGAGCGGTGCATGGGGTGAGAGAGAGCTGCGACGCATGTGAAGCCACATTGTTTAACATTCATTGGGTCTGCCAAAAATGCGGATTTGTGGTGTGTTTGGACTGTTACAAGGCCAAGGAGAGGAAGAGCTCCAAAG ataaAGAGCGTTATGCCTGGTTGAAGTGTGTCAAGGGACAGCCTCATGATCACAAGCACCTGATGCCAACACAGATCATTCCAGGAACTG TTTTAATGGACTTGGTGAACACTATGCACATGTTCAGGGAGAAGTACAGCATTAAATCACACTGCTCATGTGCTTGGAAGCAGAACACCCTCTACAACAAGCTACCCTCCACTAATGGCGTCTCCCAG GTGTTACAAAATGTGCTAAATCACAGTAACAAGATCTCCCTGTGTAAGCCTGAGGGTGGCCAGCAGAACTCCTCTCTGAAGGTAGAGGCCAATGGAGGAAGCAGTCCTGCCAGTGACACCAGCACAGAGAGCAAGTTCACCCCACCAGAGTCCCAATCGCCTCTGCACTTCCTGGCCGATCTGGCTGAGCAGAAGTCCCGCGAAGAAAAGAAGG AAAATAAGGAGTCAGGTGTTGGGAAAATAAAGGAGGAGAAGGATCAGTCAGATGCTTTGGAGTCTCTGCACAGTAAAGCATCGTCCCTGGAGCAGGGATCAACCCTACGAGACCTCCTCACCACCACCGCAGGCAAGCTGCGTCTGGGCTCTACTGATGCTGGCATCGCATTCGCTCCAGTGTACTCCACTGCCTCGCAG ATTGTCAAGAGTGGCCGCAGCATGCCCAACATCCTTGATGATATCATCGcctctgtagtggaaaacaagATCCCTGCGGGCCGTGGCACCAAGCTGAATCTGAAGCATGAGCCTCTGGAGGAGCCCAAAGCTGAGAGAAAGAAAGCAGTGGAAGAACCACCCAAACTATATGCAGACATCCCACATTGCTGGCTTTACGAGTGCAGGCTGCTCTGGCTCAAAGACCACAACAATAGCAACAACTGGAAACTCTTTAGGGAATGCTGGAGACAAGGACAG CCGGTGCTGGTCTCTGGGGTGCACAAGAAGCTCAACGCCAGCTTGTGGAAAGCAGAATCCTTCAACCAGGAGTTTGCCGACCACCAGGGAGACCTCTTGAACTGCAAGGATGGAGTAATGTCCAATTCGGGCGTCAAAGAATTCTGGGACGGCTTTGAAGATTTCACGA AGCGGCCCAAGTCAAAAGATGGAGAAACTGTGGTGTATCGACTGAAAGACTGGCCTTCAGGGGAAGAGTTTATGGCTTTGATGCCCTCCAG GTATGATGATCTCATGAAGAACCTCCCAATGCCTGAGTATTCAGACCCTGAAGGGAACCTCAACCTGGCCTCCCATCTACCCTCCTTCTTTGTGCGGCCAGACCTGGGACCGCGCCTCTGCTGCGCTTACG gtgTGGCGTCATCTCAGGAGCAGGACTTCGGCACAGCTAATCTGCATATGGAGGTGTCGGACATCATCAGCGTGCTGGTTTATGTAGGAGTGGCCAAAGGGAATGGTGTCCTCTCCAAAACGG GAGTGCTGAAGAGGCTGGAGGAGGAAGATTTGGATGACAACGTGAAGAAAAGATTAAAGGACTCAAGCGAGACTCCCGGAGCTTTGTGGCACATTTACACGAGCAAAGACGGCGAGAAGATTAAAGAGTTCCTGCACAAg TTGGCGAAAGAGCAGGGCGTGGAGATCCTAGTGGATCCCGACCCAATCCGGGAGCCCAGATGGTACTTGAGCCGTAAGCTGCGTCAGCGACTGCTGGAAGAATACGCTGTTCAGGGCTGGACTGTGGTGCAGTTTCTGGGTGATTCAGTCCTGATCCCTGCTGGAGCTCTGCACCAG GTGCAGAACCTGCATAGCTGCGTCCAGGTGATCAATGACTTTGTCTCTCCGGAACATGTGGTGCATTCATTCCACTTAACCCAGGAACTCAGATCCTCCAAAGAGGAAATCAACTATGAAGATAAGCTACAG GTCAAGAACATCTTTTACCACTGCGTGAAGGATGCTGTGGGGACATTAAAGAGGTGCTGcgcagaggaagaggaggagaccAACTTATGA
- the LOC132121278 gene encoding nuclear receptor-binding factor 2-like: protein MEVLDSPLNLAHQQCRKAERLLAAGKFEDAISCHRKAAELLKEAMKLTECEQARLSLELQRDSHIKQQRLIEEQWKRAKREDKPRTLQQVQASDQTPRRHLQPGGTAMDVSQPSEREYDTWLYLLKNKGTVPEPCAGSKAQKDDKTRLEEQQTTIIDLRNLVDRLVSENEQLKRENEQLRMENARLKKEPYADADFVERSELWVLPQTPEERKAKDIPIPQLPPLEMPTQEIPLEDLPGLELPEDIQQELQELLDGEKL, encoded by the exons ATGGAGGTGCTGGACAGTCCTCTCAATCTC GCCCATCAACAGTGCAGGAAAGCAGAGCGCTTGCTGGCTGCTGGGAAATTTGAAGATGCCATCTCCTGCCACAGAAAAGCGGCAG AACTTCTCAAGGAGGCCATGAAGCTCACCGAGTGTGAACAG GCTCGCCTGTCACTGGAGCTTCAGAGGGACAGTCACATCAAGCAGCAGAGGCTGATCGAGGAGCAATGGAAGCGAGCGAAGCGAGAGGACAAGCCCAGAACACTCCAGCAGGTCCAAGCCTCAGACCAAACGCCACGCCGCCACCTACAGCCGGGCGGAACCGCCATGGACGTCTCCCAACCCTCTGAACGCGAGTACGACACCTGGTTGTACCTCCTGAAAAACAAAGGCACTGTTCCAGAGCCCTGCGCAGGCAGTAAAGCCCAGAAAGATGACAAAACCCGTCTGGAAGAGCAGCAGACCACCATCATCGACCTACGCAACCTAGTGGACCGACTGGTGTCCGAAAATGAGCAGCTGAAACGGGAGAACGAGCAGCTACGGATGGAGAACGCACGGCTGAAGAAGGAACCCTATGCTGATGCCGACTTCGTGGAGCGGTCGGAGCTGTGGGTGCTTCCGCAGACGCCTGAGGAGCGCAAGGCCAAGGACATTCCCATCCCACAGCTCCCTCCGCTGGAGATGCCCACTCAGGAGATCCCTCTGGAAGACCTGCCCGGCCTGGAGCTTCCTGAGGACATCCAGCAGGAACTGCAGGAGCTTTTGGACGGGGAGAAGCTGTGA